The following are encoded in a window of Impatiens glandulifera chromosome 5, dImpGla2.1, whole genome shotgun sequence genomic DNA:
- the LOC124938612 gene encoding RING-H2 finger protein ATL46-like codes for MLMIRDQNHEKFLWITHQITQRDVIMAQPPTNSTTPGAKISPAVLFIIVVLSVLFFICGVLHLLVRFLSRNSSSSTRSDESYPNGSAHDSLQRQLQQLFHLHDSGLEQAFIDTLPVFMFKEVMHTKEQFDCAVCLCEFSQNDKLRLLPICSHAFHIGCIDTWLLSNSSCPICRGAIFAPGLSWETQVFDFDDTREDEQQQQQQQQTEIANNGGGNQKPVEIEQEMGPVLAVKLGKFRKLDDVSKHMCESETSSRKLDGRRCYSLGSYQYVISDSPLKVSKGIKIGSPSTSEDLEGKKIRRIDRNDSYSVSKIWLWSKKSKFASSSDPQKW; via the coding sequence ATGTTGATGATAAGAGATCAAAACCATGAGAAATTCTTATGGATTACACATCAAATAACTCAGAGAGATGTTATCATGGCACAGCCGCCAACAAATTCAACAACTCCTGGTGCTAAAATTAGTCCAGCAGTTTTATTCATTATAGTGGTTTTATCTGTTCTGTTCTTCATATGTGGTGTTCTCCACCTTCTTGTTAGATTTCTCTCAAGAAACTCGTCTTCTTCAACCCGTTCTGATGAAAGTTACCCAAATGGTTCGGCTCACGATTCCCTTCAAAGACAACTTCAACAGCTCTTTCATCTCCATGACTCCGGTCTAGAACAAGCATTTATTGACACACTACCAGTTTTCATGTTTAAAGAGGTGATGCATACTAAGGAACAATTTGACTGCGCAGTCTGTCTATGTGAATTCTCACAGAATGATAAATTGCGATTGCTTCCTATATGTAGTCATGCCTTCCATATTGGTTGTATAGATACTTGGCTTTTGTCGAATTCCAGTTGTCCTATTTGTCGTGGAGCAATTTTCGCTCCTGGCCTTTCGTGGGAAACACAAGTATTTGACTTTGATGATACCAGAGAAgatgaacaacaacaacaacaacaacaacaaactGAGATTGCTAACAATGGTGGGGGAAATCAGAAGCCAGTGGAGATTGAACAAGAAATGGGGCCGGTTTTAGCTGTGAAGCTTGGAAAGTTTAGGAAATTGGATGATGTTTCTAAGCATATGTGTGAAAGTGAGACAAGTAGTAGAAAATTGGATGGAAGAAGATGTTATTCATTGGGTTCATATCAATATGTGATCAGTGATTCACCACTTAAGGTTTCCAAAGGGATCAAAATTGGCAGCCCTTCAACCAGTGAGGATTTGGAAGGGAAGAAGATCCGTAGAATCGATAGAAATGACAGTTATTCAGTTTCCAAGATCTGGCTATGGTCAAAGAAGAGTAAATTTGCAAGTTCTTCAGATCCTCAGAAATGGTGA